The Gemmatimonas sp. genome includes a region encoding these proteins:
- a CDS encoding DUF4403 family protein: MLVAACARNTAPVANPTREPAAVSAPASGPTLSSDLAVVPVRVTYVLSALTPSLDSLFPVSDSLSAARCAAIGLVCHQYVYRREPLRLRAEGPQLLIDTKLAYRARLGTIGGSARVASCGYAPEAMRRASTSMTTSLYWRRDWKIGARNTKLVAALVDRCMVTALGVDATKTLQGVIDKQLALFAAEADSTIPTVGDFKPLADSLWQSFLEPTALDSTNTLWLMLDPQAVQVTPFRGNGPSIITTMVLYARPRVIAGAKPVVRRKPLPVLALGSAPMEYTVPVSVELPFAELERRAALLLSQETSSGSVRVDSVHVRGMRDSVRIDLTVSGSLRGRLSLTSRVRWDAIAREIRLDDLDWSLESRGKLSRVKATLGAPLVGRAVRRATNGGRVALGAQLDSVRAELMRKLNGPMAPGVVMGSSVRDLQIIDVTATATAFVVTARLTGQSGVWFQ, from the coding sequence GTGCTCGTCGCCGCCTGTGCACGTAACACGGCCCCGGTGGCCAACCCCACGCGGGAGCCCGCCGCCGTCTCGGCACCCGCGTCGGGACCCACGCTGTCCAGCGACCTCGCCGTCGTTCCCGTGCGCGTGACGTACGTGCTCAGCGCCCTTACACCGTCACTCGATTCGCTCTTCCCGGTCAGTGACTCGCTGAGCGCCGCCCGCTGCGCGGCGATCGGCTTGGTGTGCCATCAGTACGTGTATCGACGCGAACCGCTGCGCCTGCGCGCCGAGGGACCGCAGCTTTTAATCGACACGAAGCTGGCCTATCGCGCCCGACTCGGCACCATCGGTGGCAGTGCCCGGGTCGCCAGCTGTGGCTACGCGCCGGAGGCCATGCGACGCGCCAGCACGTCCATGACGACCTCACTCTACTGGCGACGCGATTGGAAGATCGGTGCGCGTAACACGAAGCTGGTGGCCGCACTCGTGGACCGCTGCATGGTGACGGCACTCGGGGTCGATGCCACGAAGACGTTGCAGGGTGTCATCGACAAGCAGCTCGCGTTGTTCGCGGCGGAGGCGGATTCCACGATTCCCACCGTCGGCGACTTCAAGCCATTGGCCGATTCGCTCTGGCAGAGCTTTCTCGAGCCGACGGCGCTCGACTCCACGAATACGCTGTGGCTCATGCTTGATCCGCAGGCGGTGCAGGTGACCCCCTTCCGCGGCAACGGGCCGAGCATCATCACCACGATGGTACTGTATGCGCGACCACGCGTGATCGCCGGCGCAAAGCCAGTCGTGCGGCGGAAGCCGCTGCCCGTACTCGCCCTTGGTTCGGCGCCGATGGAGTACACGGTTCCGGTGAGTGTGGAACTGCCATTCGCGGAACTCGAACGTCGCGCCGCGCTACTCCTGTCGCAGGAAACGTCGAGCGGCAGTGTGCGCGTAGACAGCGTCCATGTGCGCGGCATGCGCGACAGCGTGCGCATCGATCTCACAGTCTCGGGATCGTTGCGCGGACGCCTGTCGCTTACGTCACGGGTGCGATGGGATGCCATCGCTCGTGAAATCCGCCTGGACGACCTCGATTGGTCGCTGGAGAGCCGTGGGAAGCTCTCACGGGTAAAAGCCACTCTCGGCGCGCCGCTCGTGGGACGTGCCGTGCGGCGCGCCACCAATGGCGGACGCGTGGCGCTCGGCGCGCAGCTGGATTCGGTGCGTGCGGAGTTGATGCGCAAGCTGAACGGGCCGATGGCGCCCGGCGTGGTGATGGGTAGCAGTGTGCGCGACTTGCAGATAATCGATGTCACCGCGACGGCAACGGCCTTCGTGGTCACGGCGCGACTCACCGGACAATCAGGAGTGTGGTTTCAATGA